The nucleotide window TGGTTTTAAAATGAATTAAGTCAGGGTGGATTGCTTCATTGGTAACATTTCACAGGGAGATTCAATTTGCCCATTATGGAACACCCAACTTCAGCAGACCTGTGCTCTCATTCTGCTAAAAGCTTAACGTACTCTTATCTGTTGCATTGGGGGACTGCTGCTCTTACAAGGCAGCTGGAGAATCACTGGGCTTCACACAAAACTACATCTACTGTGACCACCCTGGTAGACTCTTGGTACTGCTCTTTAACTTGGGCCATAGCAGGAGGACTTGGGGAACCCACAATAGCAGGGATAGTTCATTGCAATTATCACCAGTTCCTCCTTGGCCACTACACACACAGCTTTTTAACTGACTGGACAGGCAGGCTAGTACTGGTGTTACTGGGATGTGGTGGTCAGACCTTGTCCTGCATATGATCTTTGGGACTGCTTAGGCCTGTCAGAGAAATGCTTATGGCAGGCAGCACTCCCATGGTATGAGtgtctgtgctgaggtgtgGCTCCCCTCCTAGGACCAGTAACCCAAGACTCTTTATTAGCTGATGAACATGCTATGGTTaaactagaaaaaaacaaaaataatcaatgACTGAAATACCAGATCACTAATGAAGTTACACATTTATGCATACTGTAAAGCTATGATGTTAAGAGCTCTCCATCTCAAATCTAGGGAGTCACACATAGCCAATACTTAGTGACTGAGGTGCAAGTTCATCCCTCAATACTTTGATAGACAGCCAGAGATGTAATGGAGTGAGCCCAGTAGATTATCCCATGCCTTGCCTTCCAGTCTCCCAGGGTTTCAGTCTACAGTTTGGTGTTGCTACTGGCCCTCAGCATCCACACCACCATCAGCAGAAACTCTGGTCATCATCAGTGGACTTCCTTCTTCAGCATCAGGCCCACCTTTTTACCACCTCCTCTCTTCCATCCATATAAGCAACCTGCCCCTGATTATGTCTTCCCCATTGGTCCTGGTTTTGCTATAGCTCTACTTAACTGTGGTATTTCTGATGCCAGTTACCCAGGCAGTTTTACATGGTGTTACTACCAAGGATACCCACCATGGGCAGCCTGGCTCTCCACAACTTCCCCATGGCTGTCCTGTTGGGTTTAAGTTACAAAGAATCAGAATCACCTCCTGTGATTACAGCTGTGACTATTCCTTGTTAACCTTGATCCCTGTGCAAGACGGCCAAGCACTAGCAGGACCTTATCTGGCAGTTTACATACCAGACAGTAGCAGCAGAGGCACTTGCTTTTCAAACCCTTCTCCTAGCACTGCTGTGAGCTCCAGCAGGACGTCTTGCTCACAAGCCCCCCCCGGTCTGATTTCCTCCAAGGACATTCAAACTACTCGTGTGCTTGTAAGCACAATCCATTCCAGCTGGAAGCCACCAAAACTGTTAGACCAGCAATGGCCATAAGCTGTTCAACCAGGTGCATGAGCACACTCCTGaaacaagcaaagcatacaTAGAAAAATAACAACATGACTTCCCTCATAACTAATAACAAGTTCAGGATTAAGTGTATTAAGTGCTGCATAGTAGCAGCTTTTGGAAACCAACTCATGGATATATCACACCATTGCTGTACAGTTCACAGGTTCAGTCTCTGGTTCTGTTAAGTTCCTTATTCACCAAAGTGGTCCTCAGGCTTGCAACTTGTCTGCTCTCTGTTTTCTCAGCTCCCTTTTTTATGTTGTCTCAACACCTCATCTCAGCTCCCACACATCATTAGGCCCTCAGTGTGGAACAAAACTCTGCTTTTGAGAACAGACAAATGGATGTATACCACCAACAGATGTAATGCCACATctctggtcttttttttttttttcttggagccACAGAGGTCATGtcatcctcctgctctcccatTAGAGGGGAGATGATGCATACACAGCCTGCGTTGTTACCAAATACCACCAGCGTTCCCACGCTGAGTTGCTCCACTGATGTGACAATATCCTGTGGTCCGCAGCCATCTGTACAGAACTAGTCCATGTACTTCATTTAGTTCTCCATTTGCAAGAGCAATTGGTGAAACATCCTTTGTAGCACAGGATACCTTTGTTGTGCTACCCATAACAGCAGAGCTAATCCATCTGAAAAAGCTGTTTTAATAGTAACAGTCGAGCCTGTGTACAATAGCTAGAGATCTTACTGCATTTCACCTCATAGCTTTCTTCAGTCTGCTTTTTCAACTTAGCATGGGGTAAAAGCAACCACCATGTTTGGTTATCCCAGGTAGTTTTCATTGCTGTTGCATCAAACAGTCTGAAGTAATTTTCatagaatgaatcacagaacagggGACCTCTTGAGGCTGTCTGGTCCGACCTCTTGAGGCTGTCTGGTCCAACCTCTGGCTCAAGCAGAGGCATCTAgagccagctgcccagggctgtctCCAGAtagttttgagtatctccaaggatggagactttACATTTATAAGAGATGCCTAACACATGTACAGACAGGTCACACTCTGGGTGCATTTTAAAAAAGTTCATGCCTCACATAGGAATTTCCCATCTCTTTCACCAGTTTACAGGATTAATATTGATACTATTCTACAGGATTTTAGATCCTTGTGGATGGTGTGATTTTAGTTTTGCATATGCTCCATGGTCAAAACTAAATCTGCACCATCTGAATTAAGAACATGAGGTGATACAACTACATCCCCCTATTATTACATTGGTTGCAGAGGTATCATTTGTACCCCATGCAATTTCTGTGGCTGATCCATATTGGAATGTAAGCTGAACATCTAATTTATTAGTTCCATCCTTTTTGTCCACTCCATCCTCTTACAGGTGAAGGACTACTAACAAATGCTTCCTACTGGGAAACCAAACAGCTGAGATCACTCCTACCATCTCCAGGTCTCATTATAATTCTTTTGACAACTTtcctgaaagaaataaaattgttaGTAGTGTTCTACGTCCAAACTATTGCTCTTACAACTGGAAGCCAGCAGAAcacactgaacagagcctgtaACGCTTTAACAATATCCCTGATGTTGTCTTGACACAAGGATGAGCACCTCAAAAGACATGGTTCTCTGTCAGGCAATTAACTCCAATCTCACTTTGATGGGATCTAGCAGCCTGGAGGAACTGTGGGTGGAAGTAAATGTGAGTTAACTGATGGTAGGAAGTGAGTTAACTTCCTTGCCAGGAACATTTGGATTGCTGTATCTATAAAGTGGTTTCCTTTACCTGAATCAGTTATGATTGGAGGATCATATCTATTCAATACTTCACATAAACACCAAATTGTGGTGTTAGCAGTAGCATCACATGCTGCCACTGTTTCTGTCCATTTTGCTGTTCTGTCAATGGCAACAAACATAAATTGATACAGACCCTCCTTCAGCCTGTTGAAGGGGCTCACATAATCAATTTGCCACTCTCAGTGGTCAAAGGCATACCCCTATTGTGGATttacaatcacagaactgtctgggttggaaggaacctttaaagattgtctagtccaaTCCCCACCCTTGCAAGAGATTTACACCATCCACATATTTCACATCCACAGAAACTGTGAATACAAATTTTCAATCTCAGTCTATTAGTTTTCTTTGACCCCTTAggcctctcttcttcctttgtggggaccagtctcttctcccaggtaacaagtgacagtatgacaggaaacagcctcaagtcaTATCAGGggggatttagattggacattaggaaaattttgtTCACTGAATGCATGGTtaagcattgaaacaggctgcctggggaagtgatggaatcactgttcctggaagtgttcaaaaaacacgTAGACATGATGCTTAGGAACCTGGTTTAGCGGTGGACTTGACAGTGTTAGGTAAACAgttgtactcaatgatcttggaggtcttttccaaccttaatgagtcTGTAACTCCTTAATATGACCCTTCTGTGCTTCAGCACCATATCAGTACTGGGACAGGAAGAGAGGGTCTCTGGCTGGAATCACCTCATACTCCTGTAGTACTGGGGTCTCTGGCTGGAATCACCTCATACTCCTGTTTCTGGTTTACTCTCATACTGGCACTTCACTGACTTGGGGACTCCTGCAAATGCTTCACCCTTTGAGGCAGTAGCACAATACAATTTTCCCTTTGACAGATCTACCTCAAACTCAGACAGGAAATCAATTCCTAAAATATTTGCCCAaatcccctcttccccctcacctcctcccttTACTAGCATTATCAGCCCATCTACCCATTATCCTCAGCCCATTATCCTCACCTACCAACAACTGGgtttctgcttttccctttttaccCCTTCCCACTCCCAATATTCAGACAGATATAACCAGAAATGGAGTGCCCTGATAATCTAATTACATTGTCTGATCCCACAGCAATTAATTTCTCACTCCCCCTTCAACTGACACACAGACTCTTCCCTCTGTATACCAGGTGTGGTGGAAGTTAATCCCACTGATACCAGAGGCTGGGGCTTCTAGTCTTTAATGTCCCCTAAGGGTGGATATAGCTTTCTCTTTGAGAAAGGCGGAGGAGCTGATAAACTCATCCGCTTCAGTTTTTCCCAAATCTCCTCTTGCTTCACCCCTTTTtcctgaagaattttcttcattttggcAAGTAAAACTCTGGTGGGCTGACTATCTAGCTCTTCTTTATTCACTCCTTGGCTGATTAAATATCTCCAAATTGTCCCTCTAGGAATGTATTTCCTCCACTTTGCCCCTGTCTCATCCTCCTTCACCACCCCTTTCCCCTCGGGTCCCATCAGGGTTCCCATGTTCTCCAAAGCAGCCATGCATTCACCAAGAGGGCGGCCAATTAAAGTAGATCCCAGGCTGATGAAAAACTCCTTGTGCTTCTCAGAAGCACGGCAGGCCAACACCCCCACGTCCCCCTGCTCCACGTTCACCCCAAAGACGTCAAAGTCAGGGGTCACTGGTTTCTCCCTCTGCTTTAACACCCGCAGCAAGACATTGCCACACACGTAGGCTGATGCTTCTTGGACATCTCTCCAGGGTGCTCCCTCTGTGTTATCTTTGAGAGGCTCATACTCGCCCAGATTTCTGACCACCAGCCTCAAGATCTCACCCCCCGACATCTCCTCGGCAGGCAGGGCTCTGATAATCGCCCCTACCTTGGGCCAGGGCAGCCCGATGGTGGTCACCACCTGCTTTGCTGCCTCATGTGTGAAAGAAGTGCACTGTTCCAATGTCCACATTCGGTTTACCCACATGGGCCatccctcctcctgcttcttccaAACTTTCTCTTTGCTGGACATATCCCCCGCTCCCCGGCCTCTCTCTGCCTCCGCTGGCTTTACCTTCCAAGCGCCCGCGGCACCCGCCTCCGGCAACGACGAGTCTTCctgtgcctctgaactccagctGTCCCCGTCCCACATCTCCGGGTCCCAGTCTGCCTTACTGAGAGCCGCCACCTTCCTCTgatccagacccttccccaagGACAGCAAGGTGCCCAAGCACTGCACCTTTCTCCTCAGCCGGGCGTTCTCGGCCGCCTCAGCTCTCAGCTCGTCTCTCAGCTTGCGCAGCTGCTCGGCCTGCTCGTTCAGCAGCGAACCATCGCACCGCAGCGCCAGGACTTCGTTGCGAGCCACCTGCAAATTGCTTTGCAGGCTCTGGATACACTGATCCTTCTCCTCCACCGCCGCCTGCAAGACCCGGGCCAGATCGAACAGCAGCCACTGAAGGGCCGAGCACTTCTTCTCCCCCTTGGGATGGTAGATGGACACGTAATTCAGCCAGTGCCTTTCCGCAGCTTTCAGCGTGGGGTCCTGTTCAACCACTTTAAAGTCCCACGGGTCCCCACCGTGCTCTAGCATGGCCTGCATCAGCAGACCCCTCTCCTCCGGGCTCGTGAAGctttcctgctctttctccttTGATTTCCCTCCCCTCGTTAGCCAGGACATCTTCACGCCAGCTAGCCTGCGGCAAGCACCGCGTCGGGATAACCTCGGGCAATCCCACACGTCCCGACCCTCCGAGGCTCTGCCTCTTCAGACGCGATGCCCGAAAGGCAACTGAGGCAAACGGACTTTGCCCTGGACAGCGATCGCGACTCCAGAAAACCGGCAAAGCACCACCGCACACGCCGCGCCCCTTCCCGCGCGACCTGGTGACGGCTCCAGCCGGCTACCTCTCTGGACGCCTCCTGGCAGGCTGAGACTGCCGCCACCCGAGGCCGGTTTTTATACCAGTGTCGTGTCCttccctgccccccaccccgccACTGTCCTGGTGCCGGGCCCTTGGCCTGTGCCACCCTACCGGGGCCCGGCCCAAACGCCCACAGGAACCAGGTCCGCTGCCGCCCCGCCCCTCGTCGAGCGGCGGGCCGGGCGCCCAGCAGCTAGGCGGCTGCTGCCCCGCCCTTCAGGCAGGCGGATGGCCGCGGCCCTGCGTAGTAGATTCCCTTCGCTGCTGCTGCCGGCAGCAACGGTGGCGGGCCCGGGTCGTCTCGAGTTTCTGAGTGCAGCCATGCGGCAGCCCGCCGCTCTCCCGGCGCGGCCAGACGGCTCCAAGGGCGGCGCGCAGGCGGGCGGCGGGGGCTGGCTGGACTCGCTGCAGTTCGACAACCTGGCGCTGCGTTCGTTGCCAGTGGACACCTCAGAGGACAGTGGGCCGCGGGCCGTACCCGGTGCCTGCTTCTCCCGGGTGCAGCCTAGCCCTCTGCAGAACCCGCGGCTGGTGGCCATGTCGCTGCCGGCGCTGGCGCTACTGGGGCTGAAGGCGCCGGCGGACGATCCGGAGGCGGCGGAGGCCGAAGCGGCGCTGTACTTCAGCGGGAACCGGTTGCTGGCGGGCTCGGAGCCGGCAGCCCACTGCTACTGTGGCCACCAGTTCGGCAGCTTCGCAGGGCAGCTGGGCGATGGCGCTGCCATGTACCTAGGCGAGGTGCTGAGCCCTCAGGGCGAGCGCTGGGAGATTCAGCTGAAGGGCGCCGGCCTCACTCCCTTCTCCCGGTAAGGCCCCGCGGGGCGGCCTGACCCGGCCCAGCCTGGGTTGGAGGGGAACGGGGCGGTGGTGTTGTCGGAATAGCCTGGTGAAGCTCGCACGAAGCCCCTTGCGCGGCGAGCTCACCGTGTAGGAGAAGAGCGGGAACGGGGCCGGGCTTCTCTGCCCGCTAATTGCATTAGCGAGGTGCTTCCCCAGCTGATCCTGTGCAGTGGGTTATTCCCTGAGGCAGACCTCATCACTTAAGCACTTGTGGTTTTGGAATTTAcgggttttttttactttcactGCTGCAAGTGTGGCGCTTAAATGCCAATTCACAAGGTGGCAATGTTTTTCTCTGGAAAATAAGACTACGATTGCGTCTCCTTTAAGTGGGGCGTTACTTCAGTCCCTGTTTATGTtcctctgaggttttttttcccctgttaagAGGATGCAGACTGTGATGAAAGTTGAGACAGCATTGTGTAGTACCCACTGGCCTGTGGCAAAAAGGGTCTTTAAAatgtgggtgttttgtttgtgttcccGGTCCTTCtacctgctgccagcagtgcctttCCTCCATGTTCCCGACTGTAAGAGGGAATGGTGAAAAAGCCCCAGGAATGACATACCGACCAAATCCCTGCAAGGGAGGGATGTCTTTGTTAGTCCGTTTAGCCTGCACTGCTTTAGGTCTTTCAGGCCTCATTTTTTCTACAcgttttctctgttttgtgttCCCGCTGTGCATAAGCTCAGTAGCACCTTAGTTTCGTATATGTGGTGCAATGAGGGCCGCCCTCAGGTCTTTGAAGGTTAAGAAAAGCATAGTGAAATTCTAGACATGATGGTAGCATTGTAGGTCAGACTTGCACAGCTGTCCTGCTTGCCAGTGGCTTCTGAAGTATTGGGAGTGTGGGCTGTTTCACTGAGTATCTATTAAATAAGCTACTTTGCAATTTGCTGGtcgtttgtgtttgtttggttggttggttttttaaaTCTGCCATGCATGACCATATTTAACACCTTATTTCTAGATTACTTACTCAGAAAGATCCAAAATAGCACTATTCTTTCCAGAAGTATAACACTCACCATTTTATTAAGAGGAAATGAGTGACTTACTATAAAATAGCTATACCTGTCAAAAAATCTCATGTCAATAATAACAGCAGAGTTAATGATTAGAAGGGATATGTGTAACGaggagttttgttttcttccattatATGGTCATTGAAAGTGTGTTGTGTCCATCTAATTAATCGAGCTTTAACAGAAGTTTGAAGGCCCAGCTTTTTTCTCAGATCTGCCACTACTTTGTTATGTGCTTGTGGACAGGGCACATCACttctagcctttttttttctccactgctAAGAGAGAAATGAGAGTTCCTGCTTTTATAGCCTGAaaactgtgtcttcttgttacAGACAAGCTGATGGTCGGAAGGTCCTGCGCTCAAGTATACGGGAGTTCCTGTGCAGTGAGGCTATGTTTCACCTAGGAATACCAACAACGAGGGCTGGGACTTGCGTCACATCTGACTCAAAAGTTGTCCGTGACATATTTTATGATGGGAATCCAAAAAATGAAAGGTGTACAGTTGTTCTGAGAATAGCATCTACGTTCATAAGGTTAGAAGCCTACTTTagtggagtttttttttctttttcttttttaaactgagCACAGCAGTCTTTTAAAATACCATTCTGAGTGTATTTCCATAAGAGTGCCATTTGTGTGTTTCTTGTTCTGGAGTTTTGGAGCTCTTTTGCTGGCCTGTAGGAAGCTGCTCTTCTTGTCCGGGAGATGGGATGTGCCAGTGTCTTTTACACACAGATTAATACTAAAGATGCTAGCCTGGTAGAAAGAACTAAGCGCTGCAGAAGAGATTTGTCATGTTTATACCTGCACaaaatatatgtttttttttcatgttggtAGTAGTGGTGAATTAGAGCTCTATCCTTAATTCCAAAGCTATTCTAGTGTAGTACTTGGGATGTACTTTCCCTGACAGAGGGGAAGTGTATGAGGTTCCTACTCCAGCTCAAAACATTAAGAGTTTCAGGACGTTGCATTGCTTCTTGTAAGGTAACAGAGCAATAGAGGAAGGTGAGGCATAAGGTGTGCATGTGtacatacatatgtgtgtgtgtggaaaaaTCCTTGGTGTACAGTCTCGTACTTTAAATAAGTCCTATTGCTGTATATTTAGTCAGGATAACAATTACTCTGTAGGTGTGGTTGTAAGAAACTTTAACAAGCTGATCTTCAGTAGTGGCTAAGGTCTTGATCTGTCAGTTTAGTTACAGAGTTCCTTGAGTTGAGTCACTGAGCCTTGCTAGGTTCTATGTAGGAATCTTTGTGGGTCTTTTCTGTCAGTTAAGAACTGGTGTTCTTGATGTGTTGCTGCAACAAAAGTAAATGTTTTTACTGCATGTAATTTGAAGTGAATGGTATCAGATAATACTAAAccatgtttttattattttaaaacagatttggCTCCTTTGAAATTTTTAAACCTCCCGATGAATACACAGGACGCAAGGGTCCCAGTGTTAACCGAAATGATATTCGAATACAGATGCTTGACTATGTGATTAGCACTTTCTATCCAGAAATCCAGGAGGCTCATTCAGACAGCAACATTCAGAGGAATGCTGCTTTCTTCAGAGAGGTAAGAAAGATCATATTCTCTTCATAAATCTATAGCTGTCATCTTTAGAAACTTCATCTACAAGCACAGATGACTTGAGTCAGTTAATGGCGTTTACCATCTGACTGCCTCAATTCTTActttctttgaagaaaacaCTCTTACTAGAACTGCTTATTGATGAAAGCAGGTTTGATAGTGATCAAGCCAGTGCAGGTGATTTAACCTTTTTAATAGTTAATTGTGAGTTCTCTGCTCTGGGAAAGCTTCCTGAGGCT belongs to Indicator indicator isolate 239-I01 chromosome 3, UM_Iind_1.1, whole genome shotgun sequence and includes:
- the SELENOO gene encoding protein adenylyltransferase SelO, mitochondrial — its product is MPERQLRQTDFALDSDRDSRKPAKHHRTRRAPSRATWLRLPPPEAGFYTSVVSFPAPHPATVLVPGPWPVPPYRGPAQTPTGTRSAAAPPLVERRAGRPAARRLLPRPSGRRMAAALRSRFPSLLLPAATVAGPGRLEFLSAAMRQPAALPARPDGSKGGAQAGGGGWLDSLQFDNLALRSLPVDTSEDSGPRAVPGACFSRVQPSPLQNPRLVAMSLPALALLGLKAPADDPEAAEAEAALYFSGNRLLAGSEPAAHCYCGHQFGSFAGQLGDGAAMYLGEVLSPQGERWEIQLKGAGLTPFSRQADGRKVLRSSIREFLCSEAMFHLGIPTTRAGTCVTSDSKVVRDIFYDGNPKNERCTVVLRIASTFIRFGSFEIFKPPDEYTGRKGPSVNRNDIRIQMLDYVISTFYPEIQEAHSDSNIQRNAAFFREITKRTARLVAEWQCVGFCHGVLNTDNMSIVGLTIDYGPFGFMDRYDPEHICNGSDNTGRYAYNKQPEICKWNLGKLAEALVPELPLEISELILEEEYDAEFEKHYLQKMRKKLGLIHLELEEDSKLVSELFETMHVTGGDFTNIFYLLSSFSVDSDPSNLEDFLEKLTNQCASVEELKVAFKPQMDPRQLSMMLMLAQSNPQLFALIGTKANINKELERIEQFSKLQQLTAADLLSRNKRHWKEWLEKYRVRLQKEIESISDADAWNTDRVKVMNSNNPKYILRNYIAQNAIEAAENGDFSEVRKVLKLLESPFQEAEDFEEVKESAEEAGASAAAAACAQETRSRLPYCSKPPLWASELCVTUSS